In one window of Archocentrus centrarchus isolate MPI-CPG fArcCen1 chromosome 11, fArcCen1, whole genome shotgun sequence DNA:
- the LOC115788563 gene encoding C3a anaphylatoxin chemotactic receptor-like: MLPDTSLPTLQSSKDDQATMVDIDGIMDNVSIILYTLTVVLGITGNSIVIWVAGFKLKPKVTHVWLVNLAIADLIFCFTRVLSLTKKLFFDHWPFGLFLCKFNGFFKYANMFCSVFLLAVISLDRVLCIWQPVLTKRQRTIWAARLVAACIWIAAILFSIPYFIHRQVYFNKKNLSKCSVDPKEKEEGYNSTKVALYSIRFLCGFIIPFIVILVCYILAGLGIRRTRLSGKSRPLRILASLVIAFFLCWAPYHCLLLVKMVDNKNAVVKIWYPVAKGVAYFNSCVNPLLYFCMGLEVRGRFRQSLMGVYRRALADDVEGQTTQSNDRSLDESSGLKHSTVVVAGRSQTTMDVDDV; encoded by the exons ATGCTTCCCGATACCTCTCTGCCCACACTCCAGTCTTCTAAGGATGACCAGGCAACTATGGTGGACATTGATGGCATCATGGACAACGTCAGCATTATCCTCTACACACTGACCGTCGTGCTCGGCATCACTGGAAACTCCATCGTGATCTGGGTGGCTGGATTCAAACTTAAG CCAAAAGTCACCCATGTGTGGCTGGTGAATCTGGCGATAGCAGACCTGATCTTCTGCTTCACACGAGTATTGTCTCTCACTAAGAAGCTCTTCTTTGACCACTGGCCTTTTGGCCTCTTTCTCTGCAAGTTCAACGGCTTCTTCAAATACGCCAACATGTTCTGCTCTGTCTTCCTGCTGGCTGTCATCAGTCTGGATCGAGTGCTCTGCATCTGGCAGCCTGTCCTCACAAAGCGCCAACGCACCATATGGGCAGCGAGGTTGGTGGCGGCGTGCATCTGGATTGCAGCGATCCTCTTCAGCATTCCCTACTTCATCCACCGCCAAGTCTACTTTAACAAGAAGAACCTGAGTAAGTGTTCTGTGGACccgaaggagaaggaggagggctACAACAGCACCAAAGTTGCTCTCTACTCCATCCGCTTCCTGTGTGGCTTCATAATTCCCTTCATAGTCATTCTCGTCTGTTACATCCTGGCTGGCCTGGGCATCCGACGTACCCGTCTGTCAGGGAAGTCCCGCCCCCTGCGTATACTAGCCAGTTTGGTCATTGCCTTCTTCCTGTGCTGGGCACCTTACCACTGCCTCCTATTGGTGAAAATGGTGGACAATAAAAATGCAGTAGTGAAAATCTGGTACCCTGTAGCAAAAGGTGTTGCCTACTTTAACAGCTGCGTGAACCCACTGTTGTACTTCTGCATGGGGCTAGAAGTGAGGGGGCGGTTCAGACAGAGTCTGATGGGCGTTTATAGAAGAGCTCTGGCAGATGATGTCGAAGGACAGACAACTCAGTCCAATGATCGCTCTTTGGATGAAAGCTCCGGGTTGAAGCACAGCACTGTTGTGGTGGCAGGAAGGAGCCAGACAACAATGGATGTAGATGACGTTTAA
- the LOC115788190 gene encoding uncharacterized protein LOC115788190 codes for MDVKKRNGKETVHRKMDKTFSYRRLEVVRETPMVQDFQERWPALFDVFEINAEFKRITTLPLQSRFLSQLDILSSKLIALYKKRGGLIGKRLKSIMDQMTEEDVDHGRESVLKGLCVYLNEDPEHLIRQHVGVSDTAFEESVEETTVGIFTDLDNVPLAVALLFGLLYALNMDYPHQLRYTFEVIQKLIMELDGGTLSKKVQVLKNRLNE; via the exons ATGGATGTAAAAAAGAGGAACggcaaagaaacagtgcatcgaAAAATGGACAAGACGTTCTCATACAGAAGATTAGAGGTAGTTCGGGAAACACCCATGGTACAAGATTTCCAGGAACGGTGGCCTGCGCTCTTTGATGTGTTTGAG ATAAACGCTGAATTCAAGAGAATCACCACTCTGCCACTGCAGTCCCGGTTCCTCTCGCAGCTAGACATTCTGTCTTCCAAACTTATTGCTCTCTATAAAAAAAGAGGTGGACTAATAGGCAAACGCCTAAAAAGTATAATGGACCAAATGACTGAa GAAGATGTCGACCATGGGCGTGAAAGTGTTCTGAAGGGCCTTTGTGTGTACCTCAATGAAGACCCCGAACATCTGATACGTCAGCATGTA ggagTAAGTGATACAGCCTTTGAAGAATCAGTTGAGGAAACTACTGTGGGGATCTTCACG GATTTAGACAATGTTCCTCTGGCTGTTGCACTACTGTTTGGCCTCCTGTATGCTCTAAATATGGATTATCCTCATCAACTCAGGTATACCTTTGAAGTGATCCAGAAACTGATCATGGAGCTAGATGGTGGCACACTTTCAAAGAAagtccaggtcctgaagaaTAGACTCAATGAGTAA